A single genomic interval of Perca fluviatilis chromosome 19, GENO_Pfluv_1.0, whole genome shotgun sequence harbors:
- the LOC120547616 gene encoding protein FAM161A-like, with protein MAAMYRSTSLENKELMALYGGERDHYFTDEECTSEEYDLESECSGEVKSGRSIRSALSLEIYGLQREQHVYFSNQEYYRRLEELKSAHLRNMAELEKMYISQSGERHGEEDDGGLERTQKREDRLSISSGPARKLQRINSQEELDFHDTSSGSDQSELCGEDSMGEPELDNPRRTPAQDRTFGRDYQLSPEELMNQKQFRFQPKSSCAKPRGRPSRQTGVRDRSNLNVTVPKPFQMMLREEERKRHKVRTRSEIELENMLLRRELEELQECQKKFRASPAPAHIHVPLYEMISRRHGQRSDRSRSSSSLSNCRTRSNQASAAAAASPPPPPPPQPFHFLERERRKKEAKIVAELEKLGPKEERQAFKARPMPSSVYGTKHRANSKNTSQQFLTICTLEREATEGQSDPNSDPEPDVSHSKSDTSPDSRRPQRCPSSKPVKKQIELSIEMVRGREWSYPDPLKATACNLYSPLQPGGPEPLLSNKSDYCTSVCERQCS; from the exons ATGGCAGCGATGTATCGCTCAACCTCTCTGGAGAACAAGGAATTAATGGCTCTGTATGGAGGGGAAAGAGACCATTACTTCACAGATGAGGAGTGCACCAGTGAG GAGTATGATCTGGAGTCAGAGTGCAGCGGGGAAGTAAAAAGTGGTAGAAGCATTCGCAGCGCTCTGTCGCTGGAAATCTACGGTCTGCAGAGGGAGCAGCATGTTTACTTCTCCAACCAGGAGTACTACAGGAggctggaggagctgaagagtGCTCACCTGAGGAACATGGCCGAGCTGGAGAAGATGTACATTAGCCAGAGCGGGGAGAGGCATGGAGAGGAAGATGACGGAGGTCTGGAAAGAACACAGAAAAGAGAGGACAGACTGTCAATCAG TAGCGGCCCTGCCAGGAAACTCCAGAGGATCAATTCCCAGGAGGAGCTGGACTTCCATGACACATCCAGcggttcggaccaatcagagctgtGTGGAGAGGACAGCATGGGGGAACCGGAGCTGGACAATCCAAGAAGAACTCCTGCCCAGGACCGAACCTTTGGGAG AGACTACCAGCTGAGCCCAGAAGAACTGATGAACCAGAAGCAGTTTCGATTCCAGCCTAAATCCTCCTGTGCGAAACCACGGGGAAGACCGTCCCGTCAAACTGGGGTCCGGGACAGGTCAAACCTTAACGTCACCGTGCCCAAACCCTTCCAGATGATGCttagagaggaggagaggaagaggcacAAGGTGCGAACTCGCTCGGAGATTGAGCTGGAGAACATGTTGCTGAGACGGGAGCTGGAGGAGCTCCAAGAATGCCAGAAAAAGTTCCGGGCATCGCCAGCACCGGCGCACATACATGTACCTCTCTACGAAATGATCAGCCGTCGCCACGGTCAGCGATCCGACAGAAGCAGAAGTAGCAGTAGTCTCAGTAACTGTCGCACCAGAAGTAACCaggcctctgctgctgctgctgcttcaccaccaccaccaccaccaccacagccTTTCCATttcctggagagagagaggaggaagaaggaggcCAAGATTGTGGCAGAGCTGGAGAAGCTGGGACCAAAAGAGGAACGACAGGCCTTCAAGGCTAGACCCATGCCTAGCTCGGTGTACGGCACCAAACACAGAGCAAACAGCAAGAACACAAGCCAACAGTTTCTAACCATCTGCACATTGGAGAGGGAGGCCACGGAGGGCCAAAGTGATCCAAACTCCGACCCGGAGCCGGACGTGTCCCACTCCAAGTcggacacctctcctgactccCGTAGGCCCCAGAGATGCCCGTCCTCCAAGCCCGTTAAGAAGCAGATCGAGCTGTCCATTGAGATGGTGAGGGGCAGGGAGTGGTCCTACCCCGACCCACTCAAAGCCACCGCCTGCAACCTGTACTCCCCTCTGCAGCCAGGTGGCCCCGAGCCTCTGCTCTC